The Elusimicrobiota bacterium genome includes a region encoding these proteins:
- a CDS encoding CopG family transcriptional regulator, with translation MNKRTITFRVDAQKRKALDAIAVGIDRDRSYVLNEAIDNYLEVHRWQTAHIKEGLRQADAGKFASDREVASAFARWRK, from the coding sequence ATGAACAAGAGAACCATCACCTTTCGCGTAGACGCTCAGAAGAGAAAAGCGCTGGACGCCATCGCCGTCGGCATCGATCGGGACCGGAGCTATGTCCTCAATGAGGCGATCGACAACTACCTCGAGGTCCATCGATGGCAGACGGCACACATCAAGGAAGGATTGCGCCAAGCCGACGCGGGCAAGTTCGCCAGCGATCGGGAAGTCGCTTCCGCCTTCGCCCGCTGGCGGAAGTGA